The following are encoded together in the Arcobacter aquimarinus genome:
- a CDS encoding prepilin-type N-terminal cleavage/methylation domain-containing protein has protein sequence MKGFSLLEIIIVIVLISIITVFAIPKFSQINDKTHITTLKSELSLIRFGVAKSKNQKVLLLDNQKINSLDDASINKKNEKLFTKVIDFDIISTDLNEKKIGSWAKTSSNSYYFYTSTNPFLFTLEEGVFLCKSEEKLCKEIE, from the coding sequence ATAAAAGGCTTTTCTTTATTAGAAATCATAATAGTGATAGTTTTAATCTCTATAATAACGGTTTTTGCTATTCCTAAATTTAGTCAAATAAATGACAAAACTCATATAACAACTTTAAAATCAGAACTTTCTTTAATCCGTTTTGGAGTTGCAAAATCAAAAAATCAAAAAGTTCTATTATTAGATAATCAAAAAATAAATAGTTTAGATGATGCTTCAATAAATAAAAAAAATGAAAAACTTTTTACTAAAGTTATTGATTTTGACATTATTTCTACAGATTTAAATGAAAAAAAAATAGGAAGTTGGGCTAAAACTTCATCGAATAGTTACTATTTTTATACATCTACTAATCCTTTTTTGTTTACTTTAGAAGAGGGTGTTTTTTTGTGTAAAAGTGAAGAAAAATTATGTAAAGAGATTGAATAG
- a CDS encoding cell division protein ZapB yields the protein MEIIETLNSKVDKLIHDYEKLRLENLALMQEIEKLKNDNDELVRNNQDMFLRIDSTLTLIKAQRSE from the coding sequence ATGGAAATAATAGAAACATTAAACAGTAAAGTTGATAAATTAATTCATGATTATGAAAAATTAAGATTAGAAAATCTTGCTTTGATGCAGGAGATTGAAAAATTGAAAAATGACAATGATGAATTAGTTAGAAATAATCAAGATATGTTTTTAAGAATAGATAGTACATTGACATTGATAAAGGCACAAAGAAGTGAATAA
- a CDS encoding TerB family tellurite resistance protein codes for MLLMKLQSKEKFSFLQLAHYLARIDNKYGEREEEIISEYCTEMGIENLDSFDMDKFSLEDILKDFKSEASKRIVILELMILIHIDHSFNINEQILIEKISDSFGIEINDVNDYSQWGKSVAMLYEVAKIFINEKKNFIN; via the coding sequence ATGTTATTAATGAAATTACAATCAAAAGAGAAGTTTTCTTTTTTACAATTAGCACATTATTTAGCAAGAATAGATAATAAATATGGTGAAAGAGAAGAAGAAATAATATCTGAATATTGCACAGAAATGGGAATTGAAAATTTAGATTCATTTGATATGGATAAGTTTAGTTTAGAAGATATTTTAAAAGATTTTAAATCAGAAGCAAGTAAAAGAATTGTAATTTTAGAATTGATGATTTTAATTCATATTGACCATAGTTTTAACATAAATGAGCAGATATTAATTGAAAAAATTTCAGATAGTTTTGGAATAGAAATAAACGACGTAAATGATTATTCTCAATGGGGGAAATCAGTAGCTATGCTTTATGAAGTGGCAAAAATTTTTATAAATGAAAAAAAAAACTTCATTAACTAA
- the hypA gene encoding hydrogenase/urease nickel incorporation protein HypA: protein MHEYSIVQSLLESCEEHARVNEAKKVTKVVVKIGVLSGVEPDLLQTAFDTFKEQTVCHDAQFLINVQKIEILCLDCNTKSTLEKHEFSCPKCQSVNIKVTDGEDMYLMSLEMD from the coding sequence ATGCACGAATATAGTATTGTTCAATCTTTATTAGAGAGTTGTGAAGAACATGCAAGGGTAAATGAAGCAAAAAAAGTTACAAAAGTAGTTGTAAAAATTGGAGTTTTAAGTGGAGTTGAGCCTGATTTACTTCAAACTGCTTTTGATACTTTTAAAGAACAAACTGTTTGCCATGATGCACAGTTTTTGATAAATGTCCAAAAAATTGAGATTTTATGCCTTGATTGTAATACAAAATCCACTTTAGAAAAACATGAATTTTCTTGCCCAAAATGTCAAAGTGTAAATATAAAAGTAACTGATGGAGAAGATATGTATCTGATGAGTTTAGAGATGGATTGA
- the hypE gene encoding hydrogenase expression/formation protein HypE, protein MTKTITLAQGNGGAENNELITKVFYNAFKNEILEKSEDAAVIENGKLAFSTDSFTVSPLFFNGANIGKLAICGTCNDLAMMGAKPKYLTCSVIIEEGFEVEQLEIIVNSMKEELAKNEAIIVSGDTKVVPRGAVDKIFINTTGIGEILYSGISSNNISEDDLILVSRDIGAHGATIFTAREGMDMHSNLKSDCNSLYPQVKALIDSGVKITALRDATRGGVSAVLNEWAKQSNICIEVEEENIPVSDEVKGICEMLGFEATNLANEGTFVLAISKEDAAKAIEVLHKFVEAKNACIIGKVTQQYPQRVILNSSWGTKRFLDTPTGELLPRIC, encoded by the coding sequence ATGACAAAAACAATAACATTGGCCCAAGGAAATGGTGGAGCAGAGAACAATGAGCTTATAACAAAAGTATTTTATAATGCTTTTAAAAATGAGATATTAGAAAAAAGTGAAGATGCAGCTGTTATAGAAAATGGAAAACTTGCTTTTAGTACAGATAGTTTTACCGTTAGTCCACTTTTTTTTAATGGAGCAAATATAGGAAAACTTGCCATTTGTGGAACTTGCAATGACTTAGCCATGATGGGAGCAAAGCCAAAATATCTTACTTGTTCAGTTATCATAGAAGAGGGGTTTGAAGTAGAGCAACTTGAAATCATCGTAAACTCTATGAAAGAAGAGTTAGCAAAAAATGAAGCGATAATAGTAAGTGGTGATACAAAAGTAGTACCACGTGGTGCAGTTGATAAAATCTTTATAAATACAACTGGTATTGGAGAGATACTTTATAGTGGAATAAGCTCAAACAATATTAGTGAAGATGACTTGATACTTGTTAGCCGTGACATTGGAGCTCATGGAGCTACTATATTTACTGCACGTGAGGGTATGGATATGCACTCAAATTTAAAAAGTGATTGTAACTCTTTATATCCTCAAGTAAAAGCACTTATTGATAGTGGTGTTAAAATAACTGCTTTAAGAGATGCTACAAGAGGAGGAGTGAGTGCAGTTTTAAATGAGTGGGCAAAACAATCAAATATTTGTATAGAAGTAGAAGAAGAAAATATTCCAGTTAGTGATGAGGTAAAAGGAATTTGTGAAATGCTAGGATTTGAAGCAACAAATCTAGCAAATGAGGGAACATTTGTACTAGCAATTTCAAAAGAAGATGCTGCCAAAGCAATAGAAGTTTTACATAAGTTTGTAGAGGCAAAAAATGCTTGTATTATTGGAAAAGTTACACAGCAATATCCGCAAAGAGTTATATTAAACAGTTCTTGGGGAACAAAAAGATTTTTAGATACACCAACTGGTGAATTACTTCCAAGGATTTGCTGA
- a CDS encoding nucleotide pyrophosphohydrolase, protein MNIEKIKQRIQKFSDDRNWESFHNPKNLVMALNGEVGELNEIFQWLNFEESMNLPDDVKEHTKEEVADIAIYLLRICMKLDINLEDAIMNKMTKNEKKYPVETSQGGSKKYSKSRENR, encoded by the coding sequence ATGAATATAGAAAAAATAAAACAAAGAATTCAAAAGTTTAGTGATGATAGAAATTGGGAAAGTTTTCATAATCCAAAAAATCTAGTTATGGCATTAAATGGAGAAGTAGGTGAACTAAATGAGATTTTCCAATGGCTAAATTTTGAAGAATCGATGAATTTACCTGATGATGTAAAAGAACATACAAAAGAAGAGGTTGCAGATATTGCTATTTATCTTCTTAGAATTTGTATGAAGCTAGATATAAATCTTGAAGATGCGATTATGAATAAAATGACAAAAAATGAAAAAAAATATCCAGTTGAAACATCTCAAGGTGGAAGTAAAAAATATAGTAAGAGTAGGGAAAATAGATAA
- a CDS encoding McrB family protein, producing MNVNMLLNDEMIKKIIESKEFFYKKLQDYFQSYMQFDISNDELNKLLNIIGTKQPFSFKELIEENYKYKDLLELIGKMISIFDTNGYNKNIWNPYDDKRVIARANVRQNIWTKNLIVYKLTKDINRLSSDSVKNAILYIQNPKINLTQLSEKHREDTSKRLLKNEYNPSKYFEEIKNYFKDVLNDINLNNDDNIGLLLSKILYLDEFKNIWNVEKEEDLNINMNIISVKTKNIMLYGAPGVGKTYNYKKLVALIEGQDFVENEIFDFIINNRDDEILEGSVDTLYNLVKNEKRIEFVTFHQSYSYEDFIEGFRPQKNGIIDREDGIFKTLCNEANKNPLKNFYIVIDEINRGNISKIFGELITLIEEDKRDNYEVTLPYSKEKFKIPSNLYIIATMNSTDKSIATIDIALRRRFTFLKMKPNINLVPQISKEVFTKLNDHIEKTINEDYQLGHSYFMNVENEDDLTFVKEYKIKPLLEEYFYGDEINFKKTIEILDIKE from the coding sequence ATGAATGTAAATATGTTATTAAATGATGAAATGATAAAAAAAATTATTGAAAGTAAAGAATTTTTTTATAAAAAGCTTCAAGATTATTTTCAAAGTTATATGCAATTTGATATATCAAATGATGAATTAAATAAGCTACTAAATATTATAGGTACTAAGCAACCTTTCTCATTCAAGGAATTAATAGAAGAAAATTATAAATATAAAGATTTATTAGAATTAATTGGAAAAATGATTTCGATTTTTGATACAAATGGTTATAACAAAAATATTTGGAATCCTTATGATGATAAAAGAGTTATTGCGAGAGCTAATGTTAGACAAAATATTTGGACTAAAAATCTTATAGTGTATAAGTTGACAAAGGATATTAATAGACTGTCATCAGATAGTGTAAAAAATGCTATTTTATATATTCAAAATCCAAAGATAAATTTAACACAATTATCAGAAAAACATCGAGAGGATACCTCGAAGCGATTATTAAAAAATGAATATAATCCAAGTAAATACTTTGAAGAAATAAAAAATTATTTTAAAGATGTCCTTAATGATATAAATTTAAATAATGATGATAACATAGGTCTTTTATTATCAAAAATATTATATTTGGATGAATTTAAAAATATTTGGAATGTAGAAAAAGAAGAAGATTTAAATATTAATATGAATATTATAAGTGTAAAAACAAAAAATATAATGCTTTATGGAGCTCCTGGTGTTGGTAAAACTTATAATTATAAAAAATTGGTAGCTTTGATTGAAGGTCAAGATTTTGTAGAAAATGAGATTTTTGATTTTATTATAAACAATAGAGATGATGAAATATTAGAAGGCAGTGTTGACACTTTATATAATTTAGTAAAAAATGAAAAAAGAATTGAGTTTGTAACTTTCCATCAAAGCTATTCTTATGAAGATTTTATTGAAGGATTTAGACCACAAAAAAATGGGATTATAGATAGAGAAGATGGAATATTTAAAACACTTTGTAATGAAGCAAATAAAAATCCATTAAAAAACTTTTATATAGTAATAGATGAAATAAACAGAGGAAATATCTCTAAAATCTTTGGAGAACTAATAACTCTTATAGAAGAAGATAAAAGAGATAACTATGAAGTTACACTTCCATACTCTAAAGAGAAATTTAAAATTCCTTCAAACTTATATATCATAGCTACTATGAATAGTACAGATAAATCTATAGCAACTATTGATATAGCTTTAAGAAGAAGATTTACATTTTTGAAAATGAAACCAAACATAAATTTAGTTCCACAAATTTCAAAAGAGGTATTTACAAAATTAAATGATCATATTGAAAAAACTATTAATGAAGATTATCAACTAGGACATAGTTATTTTATGAATGTTGAAAATGAAGATGATTTAACCTTTGTAAAAGAGTATAAAATCAAACCATTACTTGAAGAATATTTTTACGGTGATGAGATAAACTTCAAGAAAACAATAGAAATTTTAGATATAAAAGAGTAA
- a CDS encoding McrC family protein encodes MQNTIYEYESITNEELKNHIINTTELHKYFKLDWKTLKARQYCGILNFDNQDFYILPKIANHNDEQNLNIFIYMLMYAYDVKLSNEQIASCANQKHTILEVFVQMFAINLLNELKKGLYKEYLTKQDNLPVLKGKYLINENLKYNFTKNKIYCEYDEFSENNSLNQFFLYAIKYLQKFVNDKKLLKQCELIFDEVEYKSVDINRVETINFNRLKVRFKTSFEIALLLLRQSIPLFNKDKKSFAFLFDMNILFEKFIARMVKELDNNAKIQNKHYFGDLTLKPDIILKNQIIDTKYKKLNSLEDIKQSDKLQAFSYGINYKVENVMLLYPKHLDSIKYDLVLGKESIVNLKISTIDLDFYGNKYKEYIDEIRIKIGEVINECKYVIK; translated from the coding sequence ATGCAAAATACGATATATGAATATGAATCTATAACAAATGAAGAATTAAAAAATCATATTATTAATACAACAGAATTACATAAATATTTTAAACTTGATTGGAAAACTCTAAAAGCTAGACAATATTGTGGGATTTTAAATTTTGATAATCAAGATTTTTATATCTTGCCTAAAATTGCAAATCACAATGATGAACAAAATCTAAATATTTTTATTTATATGTTGATGTATGCTTATGATGTAAAACTATCAAATGAACAAATAGCCTCTTGTGCAAATCAAAAGCATACTATTTTAGAAGTATTTGTACAAATGTTTGCAATAAATCTTTTAAATGAACTAAAAAAAGGTTTATATAAAGAGTATTTAACTAAACAAGATAATCTTCCAGTTTTAAAAGGAAAATATCTAATAAATGAGAATTTAAAATATAATTTCACAAAAAACAAAATCTATTGTGAATATGATGAGTTTAGTGAAAATAATAGTTTAAATCAATTTTTCTTATATGCTATAAAATATCTGCAAAAGTTTGTAAATGATAAGAAACTTCTAAAACAGTGTGAATTAATCTTTGATGAAGTTGAATATAAGTCAGTAGATATAAATAGAGTTGAAACTATTAATTTTAATAGATTAAAGGTACGTTTTAAAACAAGTTTTGAAATAGCTCTTTTACTTTTGAGACAATCTATCCCATTGTTTAATAAAGATAAAAAATCATTTGCATTTTTATTTGATATGAATATATTATTTGAGAAGTTTATAGCTAGAATGGTAAAAGAATTAGATAATAATGCAAAAATACAAAATAAACACTATTTTGGAGATTTAACTTTAAAGCCAGATATAATACTAAAAAATCAGATAATAGATACAAAATATAAAAAACTAAATAGTTTAGAAGATATAAAACAAAGTGATAAACTTCAAGCTTTTAGTTATGGTATAAATTATAAAGTTGAAAATGTAATGCTTTTATATCCAAAACATTTAGATAGTATAAAATATGATTTAGTTTTAGGGAAAGAGAGTATTGTTAATCTAAAAATTAGCACTATTGATTTGGATTTTTATGGGAATAAATATAAAGAGTATATTGATGAAATCAGAATTAAAATAGGAGAGGTGATTAATGAATGTAAATATGTTATTAAATGA
- the hypD gene encoding hydrogenase formation protein HypD, whose translation MEKELQLKDLYDGFRDAKVIKAYKKLIDEDLKDYDGIINIMEVCGGHTHTIMKYGIPQLLNKKINFIHGPGCPVCVMPKDRIDSAYELSLQKDVILVTLGDMIKVPGSKGSLQKARSEGADVRFVYSPMDCLKIAYENKDKTVVFFAIGFETTTPMTCALMEQVIKQDIKNILFHINHITVPEVMRVLVQNSDCKINAFLGPSHVSVISGSKIYEEFPRDYNKPVVVSGFEPVDVMQSISMIVKQFKEKRADLEIEYKRLVSYEGNLKAQELINKYFKKVPFKFRGVGEVEESGYELKDEYSKYNAKIVYKDILPTHEVKENKACKCPEILMGIAKPTDCKIFGNVCTPTNPIGSCMVSSEGACSAYYKYGNLL comes from the coding sequence ATGGAAAAAGAGTTACAACTAAAAGATTTATATGATGGTTTTAGAGATGCTAAAGTTATAAAGGCATATAAAAAACTAATAGATGAAGATTTAAAAGATTATGATGGAATTATAAATATCATGGAAGTTTGTGGAGGACATACTCATACTATTATGAAGTATGGAATACCACAACTTTTAAATAAAAAAATAAACTTTATTCATGGTCCTGGATGTCCTGTTTGTGTTATGCCAAAAGATAGAATAGATAGTGCTTATGAGTTAAGTTTACAAAAAGATGTAATACTTGTAACACTTGGAGATATGATAAAAGTACCGGGAAGTAAAGGAAGTTTACAAAAAGCAAGAAGTGAAGGTGCTGATGTAAGATTTGTTTATTCTCCTATGGATTGTCTGAAAATTGCATATGAGAACAAAGATAAAACAGTAGTGTTTTTTGCAATTGGTTTTGAAACAACAACTCCAATGACTTGTGCTTTAATGGAACAAGTTATAAAACAAGATATTAAAAATATTCTGTTTCATATAAATCACATAACAGTTCCAGAAGTAATGCGTGTATTAGTACAAAACAGTGATTGTAAGATAAATGCTTTTTTAGGACCCTCACATGTTAGTGTTATAAGTGGAAGTAAAATATATGAAGAGTTCCCAAGAGATTATAACAAACCAGTTGTTGTAAGTGGATTTGAACCAGTGGATGTAATGCAAAGTATCTCTATGATAGTAAAACAGTTCAAAGAAAAAAGAGCTGATTTGGAAATCGAGTATAAAAGACTTGTATCATATGAGGGAAATCTAAAAGCTCAAGAGCTTATAAATAAATACTTCAAAAAAGTTCCTTTCAAATTTAGAGGAGTAGGTGAGGTAGAAGAGAGTGGTTATGAACTAAAAGATGAATATAGTAAATACAATGCAAAAATAGTTTATAAAGATATATTGCCAACACATGAAGTAAAAGAGAATAAAGCTTGTAAATGTCCTGAGATTTTAATGGGAATTGCAAAACCAACCGACTGTAAAATTTTTGGAAATGTATGTACTCCAACTAATCCAATAGGTTCTTGTATGGTAAGCAGTGAAGGTGCTTGTAGTGCTTATTATAAATATGGTAATTTGTTGTAA